The following are encoded together in the Triticum dicoccoides isolate Atlit2015 ecotype Zavitan chromosome 6B, WEW_v2.0, whole genome shotgun sequence genome:
- the LOC119325488 gene encoding RNA N6-adenosine-methyltransferase mettl16-like, with protein sequence MGGGRKRRRRDGSDAPPVMHPRNRYAAAAPDFAALASLYPSFAPFVTVSGGGRASVDFTDFAATRELTRVLLLHDHGVNWWIPDGQLCPTVPNRSNYIHWIEDLLSSDLIPRISNSSETVRGFDIGTGANCIYPLLGASLLGWSFVGSDVTDVAFEWAKRNVESNPHLAGLIEIRNANEALCSSKSETVVEEAVRENTSEPVDSMVRSIAPIFVGVVKDSESFDFCMCNPPFFESMEEAGLNPKTSCAGTAEEMACPGGEQAFITHIIEDSVSFKNSFRWFTSMVGRKANLKLLVSKVREAGASVVKTTEFVQGQTARWGLAWSFIAPRKNVIRSSTPGKVHHSFMLQGLRRGNGAFQVLKSAEAFFCASNLSCKTDSVSFSIDVTLSDGQIQAATLDGDDLPGSVEDNTTKLHSTITGASFRISVFEQMPGTLLIKGSLLNKSLSGTFTSLFSQLEETLRTEFIIKDRYVKRGHHET encoded by the exons ATGGGCGGCGGGAGGAAGCGGCGCAGGCGCGACGGCTCGGACGCGCCGCCGGTGATGCACCCGCGCAACCGCTACGCCGCCGCGGCGCCGGACTTTGCGGCGCTGGCGTCGCTCTACCCCTCCTTCGCCCCCTTCGTCACCGTCTCCGGCGGGGGCCGCGCGTCCGTCGACTTCACTGACTTCGCCGCCACGCGGGAGCTCACGCGCGTCCTCCTCCTCCACGACCACGGCGTCAACTG GTGGATTCCGGATGGACAGCTTTGTCCTACTGTTCCTAACAGATCCAACTACATCCATTGGATTGAGGATCTTCTCTCTTCTGATCTCATACCACGAATATCCAACTCAAGTGAGACAGTGAGGGGTTTTGACATAGGCACGGGTGCCAATTGCATCTACCCTCTCCTCGGAGCATCGTTACTGGGCTGGAGCTTTGTTGGATCTG ATGTGACTGATGTTGCTTTTGAATGGGCTAAGAGGAATGTGGAGAGCAACCCACATCTAGCAGGTCTAATAGAGATCAGAAATGCAAATGAAGCACTCTGTTCTTCGAAGTCTGAAACAGTTGTTGAGGAAGCTGTCAGGGAGAACACTTCAGAGCCAGTGGACAGTATGGTGAGATCAATAGCACCTATTTTTGTCGGTGTTGTGAAGGATAGTGAGAGCTTTGACTTCTGTATGTGCAATCCACCTTTCTTTGAGAGTATGGAGGAAGCTGGCCTTAACCCAAAAACTTCTTGTGCTGGAACTGCTGAAGAGATGGCTTGCCCTGGTGGCGAGCAAGCCTTTATAACACATATAATTGAAGACAGTGTTTCCTTTAAGAACTCTTTCAG GTGGTTTACATCGATGGTTGGCagaaaagcaaatctaaaactattagTATCCAAAGTCCGTGAAGCTGGGGCCTCAGTTGTGAAAACTACTGAGTTCGTGCAAGGACAAACAGCTAGATGGGGCCTTGCATGGTCGTTCATTGCTCCAAGAAAAAATGTTATAAGATCCAGTACACCCGGAAAAGTCCACCATTCTTTCATGCTTCAG GGTCTCCGGCGTGGAAATGGTGCGTTTCAGGTGTTGAAGTCAGCTGAGGCCTTTTTCTGTGCATCTAATCTATCATGTAAAACCGATTCTGTGTCATTTTCTATTGAT GTTACATTGTCAGATGGGCAGATTCAGGCTGCAACATTGGATGGTGATGACCTTCCTGGTTCTGTTGAAGACAACACTACGAAGCTGCATAGCACTATTACAGGAGCATCCTTCCGTATTTCG GTGTTTGAACAGATGCCTGGCACACTGTTAATCAAAGGCTCATTATTGAACAAGTCACTGTCAG GTACCTTCACATCATTGTTCTCCCAGCTGGAGGAGACGTTGAGGACGGAGTTCATCATCAAGGACCG ATATGTGAAGCGTGGGCATCACGAGACTTGA
- the LOC119326512 gene encoding uncharacterized protein LOC119326512, protein MSPLRFLAAGRLFSRPIRAGGPARRLLHHSRSHADGARGSGFSARLPMGGNNKLRASVAAVGALSAALIGAKLYLRKQKHRKQPTSESSAWALTDKNAATLEEVIAEERDAEKEAAMKARFEEWMVE, encoded by the exons ATGTCGCCGCTTCGATTCCTCGCCGCGGGGAGGCTCTTCTCACGCCCGATCCGCGCAGGAGGACCAGCGAGGCGGCTCCTCCACCACTCC AGGAGCCATGCGGACGGTGCCCGGGGATCTGGCTTCTCTGCCCG TTTGCCGATGGGAGGCAACAACAAGCTGCGTGCTAGCGTCGCGGCGGTGGGGGCCTTGTCTGCCGCCTTGATCGGAGCAAAGCTGTATCTCAGAAAACAAAAACACAGGAAGCAACCAACATCTGAATCTTCAG CTTGGGCCCTAACCGACAAGAACGCGGCGACGCTGGAGGAGGTGATCGCCGAGGAGCGGGACGCGGAGAAGGAGGCAGCAATGAAGGCGAGGTTCGAGGAGTGGATGGTCGAGTAA
- the LOC119324240 gene encoding MEIOTIC F-BOX protein MOF-like, whose protein sequence is MPPGKRHGSAPPPVRGADRIGALPDPILQHVLSFLPAQAAVRTCVLARRWRHLWRSTRGLRVVGLDGADAVQGLRKFMDHLLVLRDRAADLDAVEIRFDRFSVADDEAYVNLWTRFAVMSRVRELTVHIGASSYLDLDNLPLVSQHLRVMNLDGLSLQQKFLDLAGCPALEVLNMQHCDISVGRISSRSLKHLSLRSCRSNSNCWVHVSTPGLVSLVLVRFGGTTPFLENMALLETARLDLSDDFDVCFDYDSDENSVPFNKDDSGDSVLLGALSGARHLELVSAFQNFVFRRDLRQCPTFSKLKTLLLNEDWSEAPDLDALACVLKHSPVLEKLTLQLFTNKGPKQEMKMKGSYSSAERSAAISEHLKIVEVQCNVVNQGVFKVLKFLCAFNIRFNFE, encoded by the exons ATGCCTCCAGGGAAGAGACACGGGAGCGCGCCGCCGCCGGTGCGCGGCGCGGACCGCATCGGCGCGCTGCCCGACCCCATCCTGCAGCACGTCCTCTCCTTCCTCCCGGCGCAGGCGGCCGTGCGGACGTGCGTGCTGGCCCGGCGCTGGCGCCACCTCTGGAGATCCACCAGGGGCCTGCGCGTCGTGGGCCTCGACGGCGCGGACGCCGTCCAGGGCCTCCGCAAGTTCATGGACCACCTGCTGGTCCTGCGCGACCGCGCCGCCGACCTGGACGCCGTCGAGATCAGGTTCGACCGGTTCTCGGTGGCCGACGACGAGGCCTACGTGAACCTCTGGACCCGCTTCGCCGTCATGAGCAGGGTCCGCGAGCTCACCGTCCACATCGGCGCCTCCTCGTACCTCGACCTAGACAACCTGCCTCTCGTCTCCCAGCACCTGCGAGTCATGAACCTCGACGGCCTAAGCCTGCAGCAGAAATTTCTTGATCTAGCAGGCTGCCCGGCGCTGGAGGTTCTGAATATGCAGCATTGCGACATCAGTGTTGGTAGGATATCCTCCCGTTCCCTGAAGCATTTGAGCCTCAGAAGCTGCCGCTCCAACTCGAATTGCTGGGTCCATGTTTCTACCCCGGGCCTCGTCTCCCTGGTGCTGGTTAGATTTGGGGGCACAACCCCTTTTCTTGAGAACATGGCGCTGCTAGAGACTGCGCGTCTTGATCTTAGCGATGACTTCGATGTCTGTTTCGATTACGACTCCGATGAGAATTCTGTTCCTTTCAATAAAGATGACAGTGGCGATTCCGTGCTCCTGGGTGCTCTCTCAGGTGCCAGACATCTTGAGCTGGTATCTGCATTTCAAAAT TTCGTTttcagaagagatttgagacagtGCCCCACATTCAGCAAGTTAAAGACTTTATTACTCAATGAGGACTGGTCTGAGGCTCCTGACTTGGATGCACTAGCTTGTGTTCTGAAACACTCACCAGTTCTAGAGAAGCTCACTCTTCAGCTCTTTACCAACAAG GGACCAAAACAAGAAATGAAAATGAAAGGAAGCTACAGTTCAGCGGAGAGGTCGGCTGCAATATCAGAGCaccttaaaatagttgaagtccagTGCAATGTGGTCAATCAGGGAGTTTTCAAAGTTTTGAAGTTCCTCTGTGCATTTAATATAC GATTCAATTTTGAGTAG